Sequence from the Helianthus annuus cultivar XRQ/B chromosome 13, HanXRQr2.0-SUNRISE, whole genome shotgun sequence genome:
tcttaatgaccattcagatgctacctcttaatggtttaaaacctctgaatgaataagaggtaacctcaagtctgaatggttaagaggtaacctatgaatggtaaatcatcacatgtcacattcttctaccttctaaTTGGTAAAAtgcttaatggttccattaaaaggtagcctcttaatgaccattcagaggctaccaaacagccccgtAGTGAAGTGTGAagatacaaaaatatatattatagttGTGTAACAGAATTTAGTAGCTACACCTGTGTAGTTAGTcgataaaaaattaaaaacaaaatgtaGACATGCACATGCaaattcattaaaattttaacTTTAAATCAGACAGAAACCATGATAAATAAATCATTACATCACACATAGGCAATAATTATTGCCTAATTATTGAACAAATCAAACATGCATACCCTCAATccagaaaaaaaatataaaaccaaCAATATAAAACCCATTGCATGTCACAAAACTAGAAAACCCTAAGAAAACCAACATTAACAAATTCACAATTTAAACATAAAAAACCAAATTACCCATTCGTTTAGTAAATTCCATTTTCACTTCCGGATTCTATATGTTAAAAAGAAACCCGCAGAATAAAAATGGCGAACGAGTTATACGAAAGCTTCTACCATGTCGAATCTTTATTCGCACTTGAATCCTGGTGGAATGGTCTTGCCACAAGCACTGACCAACAAGCTTAGTGAGACTGGAACATTAAGGTTGATTCCAAGAACATTAGCCTTGATGGCTGTGCAAAGACAAGCCGCGACTTCCAAATCGACCAAACCTTCAAGCAATGCGCAACATTTGCTCGATTCAGGGGTCCCAACCACAACATTGACCAAACCCAGAACATCAGCACAGACTCCAAGCTTCAGTGTGTCCCTAGGGCAGAAGGGGTATGCTGGGAGACCCTTTGTTGGTGTGCAATGTGGGCATGCATTGGAAAATGTGAAAGTGGAaatgaggaagaagatgaagatacTAGCAACTGAAGGAGTGGCCATGGTTAGACAAATTAAGACAAAGAATGTTGCTAGGGTTTCTTCAAGAGTAAGGTGACCTAATGAAGGGAAGTGTGTGCCCTATTTAAAGGGAGACTGTGTGGTGGATGCTTAGTGTGAAAAATAAATTATTATTCTTTCATATTAATTTACTATATTAGATGTATATTTTCATTTTGATGTAGTAAATGATAATTTATATGCAATAAAAGATCATATACCACGGATCAAAATTAAATCATCCATGACAATTATATATTTTAACAATTTTCGTATTGGATGGAATGATAAACGAATAACAATGTATAATAATTGGTAGCCAAACAGGTTGTAACTTTTGTAAGGTTGTGTAAGTTGTCATATCTAATTAATATATATTGTCATCTCCTGCTTTTTAAATGTTGTAACTTGGAAGAGTCGTTATTAAAAGTGTTATCGATAAGTTACCAATAtgaaattattttatttcatgGTATATGATCTTTTCCAAGTTTCAACATTTAAAAACTAAGTTCAAACGACCGGTCGTTGAAAGACTTTATGCAAAATTATCTAAATGGAAAGCCAAGCATCTGTCTTTCGCCGGTCGTTTGACCTTAGCGAAATCAGTGTTGGGCAGCCTTCCTGCGTACTATCTGTCTCTGTTTGCTGCTCCAAAGTGTGTTCTGAAGAAGCTCGAGAAGATTCGTAGGGACTTTGTGTGGGGTATCTCGGAAAGAGTTAAAAAGGTTAGATGGGTTCGGTGGGATTTGCTGCAAAAGTCGAAGAAAAAAGGAGGAATGGAGGTTGGTTGTATCGCTGATTATAACTATGTGATGCAAACTAAATGGTGGTGGAGCTTTAAGGCAAACCCGGACCAGTTCTGGGCCAAGGTTGTTACCTCGGTTCATAAAAACAATAATTTGAATCAGTTCATTCCTGTTAAAAAGATGATCCCCGGAATCTGGAAGGATGTCGCTAAAATGGACGCCGAGCTCTCTAAATTAGGAATCAATTTATAGCAGAATATGATCGAGGTTAATGGAACATGGAAATGGGGAAACGAAGCCGACGATCCTTTTGCCGTGAAACAGGTCCGTGCCGATATCGAAATAGCTAAATTGAACGGTTTGCCCGATGAGGCGCCGGTTGCGTGGAACAATTGGGCAACTCCTAAATCTAATCTTCTGTTATGGAGGGTTCTTATGGGAAAAGTCGCATCTTGGGAAGCGCTGATTAATAGGGGGATTCCGATCAGCGACGAAAGTTGTCCTCGGTGCGGTCTAGAGGTGGAAACTACGGATCATATTTTCTTCAAGTGCTTATGGGCAAAATGTATTTGGTGGAATGTGTTGGCTTGGGTCCGGGTAAGTTTTCCAGGAGACAATTTTTCGTTTCGGGAATTCTTCGAGTTCATTACTCAGCGGCCGGGTGGGGGAGTTTGGAAACGGATCATTTATACGATTGTTCTAGCCACAGTATGGAGGATATGGAATGCCAGAAATGAGAAAGTGTTCGATGGTCGGTTCATCCCGATTAAGAAGACGGTGGAATTTATAAAAGAGGATAGCTTTCTTTGGATAAGTAACAGGGCTAGGAATAAAAATCCGGATTGGGAAAACTGGGTGAAGTTCTAGGTTTTGGACTTATTGTAATTGTCTCGTTGTTTTCTTTTCGGTTTTGTTGTTTCACAGTttcttgctggctctttatataaatatatatataaagtgattttgctgttaaaaaaaataaaaaaaaaatttgtcacacccctaatttccacgtgtcaccggtgggcccggtgggggagtatcgtgacgtagttgatatcatcatagtcaaacaacacaaattataatgcacagcgaaagcaaaaagatatatttatttcaaccaaacaaactgtaatatccaagtatcacaatgtagctgaaatagatccataggcggatcaaaataaaaaggagaaactgttcaacagataaatggcATCCAAGCtcgcgagactctaacgatgctaaggagtagccagcctattacgtgtagaacctgcacttaatctttttggggaaaatacgtcagtttacacgggtaaatacaatttaactgactcttttaaaaacatttaaaaatttatttgaatgcacatggcacaaaactttttataacttgggataattaatcaattttaaacttgtaaaagaattacatgtctgttatgcgttcagtcgcccggttcgtgccgggtttaagattaatagacacaccacatagtataaatccgcggcgggaaaccaacggattataccttaataaatatggacacattgtcgagtgtacgcctacacccgtgtgtcaaggtcgtggccatttcatgaatgatgccaaggatatccgggacatggtcattaaactcccaaaggcgtaaaacaaacaaaaccaatttttaaacgggtcacattgataatacccaactactaatgagttagggtcaattgcccgaccaaacggtattttatataccgtaccccagcccgtataagggaaaataagttaaaagtatttacctgagcaagtacaaaccacaacaagcaagtgcaagtttcttttactggatctcctattctggaacgaaggtttataataacctattagaatcctaacgggtctttaatttagcctaagcatagaccggttagttttaataAAAGAATACGCttcaatcgcatggaaggcgaagaccggattagaatgtggtttaaacCCAACAattttggagacttgtataatatggtcaaactaaacacattctggattttgaaacaaagatgatatggtttgacccgtttcggctaatatgcgtaaactagttacataagccgatccgaacgcgaaagtgcgtaacgggtagccatataaatcatatacaagtttcctaagattatatgcactaaatatgttgtgacatcagtaagatatgtccaattatgcccaaaataattttaaactcaatttatgccttataagggcgttttggtcattttaaagggtataaaagagttaaactagtaacctgagttacatatctgaataaatcagtaaatatacttaatttattatgttataacagtagggtatcatatatatgtgaattttattaattataaccatcctatgcaccgaaagggcattttggtaatttcacataagcctaaaaggtcaaaactggaaacctgagtttaaaactttagtttactgttataatataaaaatttactgaatatatcagtaggtatcaacccttatacatataaactagttttgatacatactatgtcgtaaaaatgcctaaaaaggcgatttggagccatttccgggttttgtataaaaagctgatatttttaaaattccagaaggctcaaaataattattttagcataataaatcagtagaaaaaggtttgaggtcaaaaggatttataaaactcattttatagcctaaaagggcaaaaccgacaataatcGAATTAAGCtaaaaactctaagttatgctcagcctaaaaataaattaaaatctctaaaaatcccaaaatattattatatatcagtgggtataaagtttaatattaaaatttgggtttagataggctatatgctaattatgctaattaattactaagaaagtttctaattacgctaatgagcataactcttaatctagacctcaaactgatgtcaacttttaggtacaagtttataattcagtaactaagatgtctatccttttatattttcaaaaatcatgttttaaggtcatttgggcataatggtcaacatatgggcatttaacggaaactcgcataataattagacaactagtgaaccaagccgtataatcacagagggttacactaacatgtaactaggtccaaaagaagctttaaggcaatcctaaacttggcctaaacgggtcagaactgaaagtcaaagcgaaagtcaaactatgcgactttcggttccaaaccgggtttaaactgaaaattatcgagttgaacatgttgggacatgttcttacattagttagcaagttatattaatgatcaaacaggttgcatgtatcctacattgctaattatgcattaatttggaaataagcattctgttgactttttaagataagctttgactcgacaattaacatagttagagtgggaatatGGAAATACCCtgttaagggtttgttacccacataattaccttcttataggtatttttaattcgagatttgactgagtaattattgactaatctcgaagtcaaaccttaattacgatggtttgacttttagctaattaactatgCTAAACTGaattaagggaggttaaggacacttacgaGAGTCCTAATTACTGCTAGAGATCACTAAGAAGGttgcttgctgtccagagagctccagagaagtcttgaacaaAAGTTCCAAGTGAGCAAGTCTAATGTTCACAACTCAagctccttatatagtgaacctcatggttcaagatcatgccaagtgaCCCTACAAttgttgtgagatgatcccaggtgcccctatgtggctaaatactgcctagcaagtccctggtttcgaaaaccatGCTCATAagtcggtgcaacaggctgaacaggcagctgtccattttctgctgccagcgacaggcttacggaccgtaagcctaagaccttgcggtccgtatgctcctcttgcggaccgtatgcttgaactgttacggtccgtaaccgacccttgctgaaatcgcccaggtatgcaccttacggaccgtaggctatgacccttacggtccgtaaccgatggtctgaggacaaaaattttgcaaactttaAAGCCTTGACCATGCAATCTTACAAGTCCGAATCCATGTCATCCTTTTCAGTTGTGGGTCGTTtttgctcagccattgcatgcttgcatGTCCCTTACATGCTTTTGGATCTTGTGGGAGGTTAAAGTTGACGGAAATACCAAGAATTCATCTTGGATTCTCATAATGGTTGAATATGTTAATTAACTACTTTCAATTTCCTTTATACAAAGgtttaaatcagaattttagtAGTAACATTCCTAATGATCCaatttccatataaaagatggaattttatttatttagaaacaaccAGTTAATATATCAGATGCTTATCAAaggatttaaggatcttgggatttataatttgggtcgctcagaggtgttttaataacatgttgcccttgggtcgttcagaggtattttcaataacatgacgcccctctttaaatcctaccatacatctttatttgatccgggttcctgacacgtttgtctcacatgacacgtgtctttattttattggacagaaatttccgaggtgttacataatTATATGCCCTGCCCGAATTTTCATGTAAAGCTTTATAAATTACATTCAAAAAGTTTTGCATGGTTATGCATATTGTTATCTAAACACTTTCTTTTTAGTGGGATGGTGATTAATTCTACTTAAAGTTAATTATGAAAACTGAGTTATATTTTAGGTATTTTAGTTTTTATATCGTAAGCTAAAGTGAGTGTTAGTAATGTACTGGTGTAAGTGTTGAACCGAAATGATTTCGACCGAACAACATCACTATTATTGGAACCATTACCGAttttcgtttttatggttttcgaacAATGTAAAACACAAGTAGATGTCTTTTCAGGCATATCACGATCTTATTCTTTGGGTTTTCTCTTTCGGTTACTATATTGAGTTCCGATACTATGTCGAAACTGTCATGAACAATATTGATACCGACTGAATTCCCACCGCAACATGCGGGGGATTCCACTAACTAGTAgttaaaatgtttaaaaaatattttgaacGTATAATACACTAATCAAGATACACATACACGCACACTAGAGTGGCACCCGTATGATGCGGCGAGAAACACATACACTGgcaattatgtaacataattttttaactaaaattaaactataGTAATACCATAATCAAATTAAGAGAATAAAATTCTCATTATTATAATGTACAATGTTCATTCAAAAATCGAGAGGGTAGTTAGTAGTTGGTTGAAAACATGATACTTTGAATCATTATGAAGCTCAATGAAGTTGTATGGGTCATAGTATCTTCAAGATCAATGGCATCTAAGGTTAATTTCCTCAATAATGTTTCATAATCATCTTTATTAAAAATTGTAGTTTTAAAAAGGGCCTTATTTTGCATTTCAAAACAGAAAGTATCACCAAAGGCCAACTTAAGTTCATACACAAAATTACTCCAACATCTGTGAAACAAAAGTAATTGtcacacttttttttttcaaatttggTAATTTGGTATTATATAAATCTTTATTAATGTTTAcacaatatttttttaaaatttatttaattacttttgagattagatacatgaaatcaTTTATACAATAATTTTTCATTAGTGTTTTATGAAGGGTTACGGAATTCGTAAAAAAATTTGTACTACAAAATATATAGTGACATAGAAAACAGCCCTCCAAAAAGAATACTTAAAAACacatctattatatataataaatgaaagtgatTTGGGCCACGTGTCACTTAATTAGGGCATCCTCAATTCTTttttcccgcccaacagtaccaCACTTCCGTCCCTTTTATACTCCTTTCGTCTTCTTTTttccttttcaaaaccctagatctgaatcttcttctccttctccttctcctGTACTCTTCTCCCTTCTGAATCAAAGATCAAACCAAATCATCTCATCATGAATCATTCCAAGCGTCACCAGGTAAGCCCTATATCTTCATTTATTTCAGTACAAAGTTTCTAATTAAACCCTAATTTCTACTCCTAATCTCATCATATGGTTCCAGGGTTGTTCTCATCGATTGTCATCAAAGTTGAGATCTGCTTACATGAGGCTAGATTTCCGCCATGAACTGGTATGTTTGAATATGTTCAGAAACTAAGTGTTTTTTTCTTAACTTTGATGATATCAGTACAACATCTTTTGATTATTGATCTGTGAATATGTTCACCGATTATTCTTTTGAAATTGGGGTTTCATTTGCTTGAGATTTGAATCTTCCTATTGTTGAAGCCTTTGAAGCCGATCCTTTTAAATTTCCAGTTCCCGAGGTATTATCTGTTTGTAacagcagtggttcagcatcTACAGTGGATTCAACATCTACAGTGGATTCAACATCAGGTGTTTGTTTCTCATCTCTGATAATttgtttctttgttctttgacTATTTGTTAGATGTACAGATTCTACAGATTGTAGTTAAGAGCCGCACATAAATGtgaccactgagctcttcaggtaagcttaacttataagccacagacctaacacattcgatgatctcaaatggtcctatatacctcgggtttaacttacctttcttaccaaatcgcattacCCCCTTCCAGAGTGATACTTTGAGcagaactttatcaccaacctcgaacttgaggggttttcgccttttatcagcatagctcttctgcctatcccgggcagctttCAGGTGGTCAAGAATTTGGataatcttgtccgtcgtttcaaatactagatcgggacctgataattgagtgtctcctacctctgcccaacaaatgggcgttctgcacttcctaccatataatgcctcaaaaggcgcaacctgaatgctggtatgatagctattgttgtaggagaactggACCAAGGGTAGGTTCCTATACCAActacctcctaaatcaatcacacatgcacgaagcatgtcttccaaggtttgaatagtacgctcactttgcccatccgtctgaggatggtatgccgtactaaagttcaattgCGTGCCTAGAGACTGTTGGAAACCTTTCCAAAAATGTgaagtgtatctagtatccctatcagagataatagacactggtacCCCATGTAGGGATACGAttttatcaacatacagttgggccAACATGT
This genomic interval carries:
- the LOC110901248 gene encoding uncharacterized protein LOC110901248, translating into MIEVNGTWKWGNEADDPFAVKQVRADIEIAKLNGLPDEAPVAWNNWATPKSNLLLWRVLMGKVASWEALINRGIPISDESCPRCGLEVETTDHIFFKCLWAKCIWWNVLAWVRVSFPGDNFSFREFFEFITQRPGGGVWKRIIYTIVLATVWRIWNARNEKVFDGRFIPIKKTVEFIKEDSFLWISNRARNKNPDWENWVKF